The Macaca thibetana thibetana isolate TM-01 chromosome 9, ASM2454274v1, whole genome shotgun sequence region TGAACAGCCACCTAGAAGAAATTTTCATAACTGAATGCTATAATTATGATATGCTATCATCACTGAAAATAGCTGCTCCTAAGACTAGGCCTTCCACAGTTTGAAGCCTGGGCTCGACAGTCACTCAAGTCTGCAAAACAACCAATGAGAGACCATTAAGATCAACTCATTCCTTCTTCAGCACCTATTCCCTGCCTCCCCTAAATGGCCTTTGCCCACAGTCCAGCAATGTGGGGAATGATGGCTGCACTGTGGGCAATGGCTGGGGAGTGACGGGGGTGCTTTATGGCCGAGAGGCTCTCACGGTACCTACCCAAAACACATGGGTTCGGTGAAGCCCCTCTGGAGTGTGAAAGCAAGATCACTGCCCAATCTTAAAACTACACTAGTACCACCCAAGTGAAAAAGAAGACAATTTCTAAATGTCAAAAAAGAGTAATCCACTTAGAGTATTCAGAAAAGATGGGTCATTATTACTAagttctaaaattataaattagacaaaattgatttttctaaatCAGGGACTTTTTCTTAATCTAAATTTTCTCCTATAATGGTATTTGTTTTAACTGACAGCAAAGAGCTCAATATATGAAATTTTGGGAGGGACGGCAAGAGTGACTCAAAAAGAGCAACCAGGCCAATGGCAGCTCAATAGCAAAACTGCTGCCTCATGAGGGGGTGCAGGTGTAGATAAACAGGTATACACCTGTATATTTCATAAAAGGATGGTGAAAGTCTCACCTATGACATTCATCTTCCTGACTTTTCAgactctcctttccttttctacttAAACCGAATAATTTAAGGTATTAATTCAACTCAAACAGTTTGAGTGTCTTTACCACACAGAAGGCACCAGAGCGAGTTGGGGAGTTCTTTAGATATGAAGACATCACCAGGGCTCCAGCTGATCTCATTGCAACATAAACCTCAACATATCCCTGTAATATCCACCAGAATTCTTCACCAAAGTACCTTCAGGTAGCAATCTCGCTGTTCCTCCCCAAAGTCACTgtcttcatcttcttcatcaCTTCTCCAAGACAAAGGTTCAGGAAGCTTCTTGTCCCACTGCTGCTCAGCAAGACTAGGACTGATATCTTCCTGGTCATCGTGCTAGGCCAAGGAGACAATGGatagtaaataaatatgcacTGGCACACAAACAACTGCCCAGTGGAGCCAGCACAAGGCGGTCCTCTTCTCTGACCCTTCCTGGCTCTTCTCTGTTTAGCCATTCATAACGTCAATCCACTTCCCTTCCAAACTCAAACTCAGTCGGGAGACAGCAGGGGACAAAAGAAAGGGCGGGTGGGAGGGGAGAGCTACCAGAAAGATCAAATAAAAGTACCCCCACATATTCTAAATTGATATCTACTTTTCCAGGCCATCCCCTCTACACTAAATCTACCAAAATTAAGATAgaatctcaaaaatgaaaactgcaaaTGTGCAAGCTACAAGCATACTGATAGGTGTAACATCTCAACTTAGCATACAGACTTCTGGATGTCATGGAATCAAGTCAGGATATGTTTTAGATAACACAACTTACAAATAGgaaccaaaatattaaataatccaAAGGACACTTATTCTCcccattcttatttttctcttctctacatCTGAACATGACTGTATACTAAATGtaattattgatttgtttatttatttatttatgagactgagtctcactctgtcgcccaggctggagtgcagtgacacgatcttggctcactgaaacctccacctctccgattcaagcaattctcatgcctcagcctcccaaatagctgggattgcaggcacgtgccaccatgcccagctaatttttgtatttttaggaaagacagggttttgccatgttggccaggctggtctcgaactcctgacctcaggtgatccacccactttcgcctcccaaggtgctgggattacaggcgcatgccactgcgcccggccaattattgGTTTAAATAAGTGGTAGAAAAGGGAATGAAGAGCAAGTAACTTCATACAGACAAATAAAGGAAAGCTCTTTCTCTTACCTCTGCCACTGTAAGAATGCCGTACTGGATAAACTTTCCTACTGTTTCATGGCACACTTGGTAAAATGTCTGGCAAGGctgaaaagaaaagtcatttaGATGTAAATGCCACcattttatacttctttttttaaaggcagaaaacATGGTATAAGGTAGCTGCCAAAGCCTTCCATTCTGTTACCTCCGTCACCCCACTGAGCAAGTCCTGTGATTCTCAGTGCCCACCGTCTTGATACACACATGGCCATGGACAAAGCCCAAGAAGAGACCTCTGTCACTTCACTGGCAGAGCACCCAACACTGCACCACCTGCAAGGggtactcctgagctcaattcTCTCCCCACACCCACAACGTGGCAAATCCCCTGAAGACTGCTTATCAGCCCCCCACCAcctatttcttttactttctaagACCGTTTTTTTGCAATAGTTATAATAAATACCGTACACAAACATGGTGATTGAGGAAACACAACACTggaataagtaaacaaaaaccAGAGAAAAGCCAAAGTCAGTCTTCGAGTCTTATCCGCCCTCgtccctcccatcccaccacccaCAGTTCATGCAAAACAGATTCCCCAACAGGACCACCAGGACACCTCACCCAAAGCACGGTGTGGAGGGGCGGTACTCCTAACACATGCCCTTATCTCATCAACATCTCAAGACACAttcatacaaaagaaaatatcggaattcaaataaaatatgaattctaCATGTTGACAATTTTGAGAAGAAGGAAATCTACTGCTAAATACATATGTCTCATGATAAATGCCTAAGTGTTTGggtatataatataaatgctcATTAGTACTGCTGGGCTTTGTTTTCCTCGTTTGTAAACTGAGAGGGGTTGagcagatgttttttttttttgagatggagtctcgctctgtctctcagactggagaacagtggcgcaatcttggcttactgcaatcttcacctcccaggttcaagcgatcctcctgcctcagcctccaaagtagctgggactacacacgcgtgctactacacccagctaactttttttgtatttttagtagagtcagggtctctccacgttagccaggatggtctcgatctcctgacttcatgatctgcccgcctcagcctccctaagtgctgggattacaggcatgagtcatagCACCTGGCCGAGCAGATGATTTTTAAGGCTGCTTCTAACTCTTACCATCTGTGGTTTCATCATCTACAGGTGGGTGCATTAATTATTTACAAACCACTGACCCAGTGGCTCACACACAATACGTGCTCACTAGCTTTGGATGTGACTGCCTGAGAACATTGAGCAATCTGTCCTATCATGGCTCATACTGCAGGACAGATTCAGTGGAGCAGTGACCCAGAGAGCAAACCAAGATAGTAAATGACATATTGGTTTGGTGGTCACTGAAATCCAGGAGTGGAATATAAAGTATCAAAAATGGGCCAAACGTTCTCTAACAGAAAAATACGGGGGTTATGTTTTCACGAAAACGCTCAAGAAAAGAGACCAGGCAACACTGAAGAGTCTTCACTCACCAGTGAGATGGTGCCCTCATTGGAGAGAAGGTAGCACAGGCTGGCCGCCTTCCGCACCAGCTGCTCCTGGCTGATCAGGTTAGGTGGGGTGCCAGTGGGCCCCCCTAAGCCCCTCTTGTTCAGAACTGCATAAAGGCTGCAagctaagaaaagaaaagcaacaatgaAGTTGCCAGCTCAAAGTCTCCAAGAAAAACTTCAACTGGCTCAAATAACCTTAAGAGATTAATACATCAAAAATAATGGCctgtatttctagaaatttaagtAAATCCCACAAGATTAAATGCTTATGATTCCATATGATCCCAACTGCATCAAAACCCTTCTCCAAACACATAAgccccctcttctctctttcttctcttttctcttaatcACAAATGAGGCCCTCCACTCACTTTGCTGCCCTGTATATGTCTCATCTCAGTTAGATTTTCAGCTCCTGGATTGCAAGACACTCTACCTCTCCTGAGAAATAAGGGTAATATTATACAAATGGTAATTCAGTAATTACTCATTGTAGTTATAAACAGTGATGTAACAGGAGattacattttcatttgaaaactaaaattacaGCCACATTCCCTCAAGCAAGGGGCTATCACCCAAATTAAAGCAGATACCACTATGTGTTTtaggcttttttattttccatgaaaattactgaaaatatttcaagGACTGACATACCTATGATGGCCTCCATGATAAAGACATGAAGTACCCCATTGCTGTAGAAGTTGAGTTCGAAGACTGCTGGGATAGTTGTGCTGGGGGTGATAAAAAACTCATCGTTCCTGCTAGTGTGAGTGATTGTGACGCAATTTCCCAGCAGCTGTATGGCATGCATTACTACATCTTCTGAATTTCCTGAGAACCCCAGGTCAAAATCACGAGCCAGGACTTCCTCTTTCATCACAAAGAAGTCTTCCACCAATGTGGAGAGATCAATTCcctaaagaaagagacagaaatggtATCATGACAGTGGAAAACCTACTTTCCAAAAAGTTGGGAGGTCAACACTCCAAGACTTTCTTCTTGCCTTGGCTTTCCTGcagctcactgctagcacagagAGAAGTAGGGCCAGAACACCAATGCAGAGCGAGTCAGAAAACTGCTTAAAAAGCTGGTCCTCCAGGAATGTCAAGGTATTACACACGCTAGTGAACACTCTAGCCATGACACATGATATGCACACATAAGatcacaagagagagaaaaaaagccatCTGCAAGTAAGGAGTGCTTATTTTTTAGCaagatttccttcattttaaatatttatctgacAAATATTTACTTGGTGCCTATATATATTGGCACTGTGTTTGGTGTTGAGAACATGACTGAACAAGACTGATGTGGTCTCTTCCATCATAAAGTTTAGACAAATGTATTTTGGGAGGATAAACGGTGGGTTCTAAAATGTCAATCAATTTGTTTGGAAAGCATTTGCTATCAGAATACATGCCACATGTTAATGAAATAGATCTTATTTACATTAACAGTATTAATCAAGCAATAGCTTTGTACTACATATATTAAgcagtctgttttgttttgtttttaaatgtagattCTTCCTCCACCAAGTTGATAAGCTCCTTTGGGCAGGGTCCTCAGCTTATTTTACTGTTTACCTCATGGTACTAGCCATGAGTGGGCCAAATTTGCCCCTGAATATGTATCTGAGCAGCTAACAAAACATCCTAACGCTTCCTACTTAACTGTAGGTGACATTGCAGACATACCTGCCTGTGTCTGTAGAGGAGTAGGCAAGCCACAATGTGTGTGGACATAATGGCACAGGACTTGCTAGCAGCTGGAAGACAAACACAAAGCTTTTTTTAGTTGCACTTTTTACAAATATAGCTGAACTTTTTTGAAATACCTAAATTTTAAACAAGagtatttaaaactgtaaaagtcGTCTATCACATTTCCCATAAGTGTGATTTACCAAAAGGAAGTTATAATATTACAGTGTTCTGGTATAATGGAACGTCATTAGAGATCACTGTTCATCATACAACAGGCTAAGACAGGTCCAAATTCAATCCAGGCCAATGGAATTTAGTTACTGAATGACAAAGAGACACTTTTATTGAAATATCAAGACCCAAAGTACAAGCCTGTTTGAGTTCTACAGGATCTCCCATTTCCATATTCCTTGACTTGCTCCCATCTAGTCTATTATAACTACAACTCCACTTCACTCTTCTTGCTGGTATTCACCATGTTAAAATGAAGGTGTAGTAAAAGGATAACAGCTGACTTGAAGTCAGAAAAATCTGGGCTCAAATCCTAATTAACTCACTAACTAACTTCATGACTTGGGGCAAATtacttgaattcctggcctcactttcctcactggtaaaatgaaaatactactaGCTTATTAGACTATGTGAGAATAAAATGATTGGCCCGGCACAGGAGCCACAGTAATGGGCGCtcaatatatttgtatttcctctttCAACCTGACCCAGACGTAAGAAGGAAGGGCACAGAAACACATTTGAGAATGACTACAGTGCACACCCCTACAGTGAATTtgcataaaattataattatataaatcaaATCTGAGAACACCCATGGAATGATAATCTGAAATCACGATAACATTTGTGAGTTTTCTAAGGTGACAATACATTTATGAACACTTCATTCACTACTTGTAATTGAAGTTGTCTccagtgtttaaaaaaaagtacTCAGTACTATATGTatagctattaaaatatttataaagaatttttaaatatgaatatatgtgttaCAAATGGAAAGCTGCACAAtacaaaactgtaaaaaatatttttagagactaCACAGCAACACCCATGGTTATTTGGGTAGTGGGTTTTCGCTAtctatttcatctttattttccaacttttcgACAATAAGGTATTATTTTTCGTATCCAGATTTTAAGCCAGAGAGAGACACAATCAAACGTGCTTGAGAAAGAATCCTCTGACCCAAAGTCAAGCAGGAATAGGAGCCTCCAGAATGGGAGGAGccaggtgagggagggaggcctCCCCAGTAGCATTGGCAGGAGGCGCTGAGAGTATCATCAGTGTCCTGGCCCAGAGAGCAGCAAGAAAGAAATCACCACTGGGCTGAGCAGCAAAGAACCATCGTGCTGCCTTGGGATTTTAAAGCAGCCTCCACAACAGTACGCAATTGTACAACTTGGAACTTAAAGAAGACTGATCCTGCAGTGAACTCACACTCCTCTCCAGGTTCACTTTAATTATTTGTGTATAACTATCCCACTGACGAGAACATAAGCTCGTTGAGTTCAGAACCATTAATTATTCATTTTGTATTCTCCACGGCTAAGGCAAAGCTTTATACAAGGCCACTCATATTTGCTGCATTATAAAAACTCTACGGGGTCAAAGCAGAAATGGACATGCAACTATAAATCTAGACGTTGTACCACAAATTAGTTCAAGCAGttcaaataaaacacattaatgAGCAACAGAGGCaacaaatcattttaataataactatCTTTAAAAAGCACAACAACTACCACACGAACACCTACAATTACCAGACTCTGTATAAGATGTTTAACTCCAATTACCTCAAATCCCCATGGTATCACCTTCTTTCTAATAACTTACCTATCACCACCTGTGAATTAATAGAAGTGGAAACTAACCTCAGCAGATTTCAAAACCTGTATAGTTTGCACCACACCATGATGAATCTAAATTGTAGAATTAAAGAGTCTGGTATTCTACTTACTGAATAGAATATGCTCAGCCAGATTTGCAATCAACCTCCTTCGTAGGAATTCATCTGTTGCATTTCTGGACTCATTAATGGATGTGTCTCTACCTTCATCAGCAGCATCATTGGGTCTAAAAAGTGTTTCAAAAATCAACCCACAACCACACTCTTTTACAAGGCAAACTATGTGGAACTGATGTTTAAATGAATTAGCTACTTtaaattactatatattttaaatttaaaccaCACATAGATTATTTCTATGGGTTATTCTCCTACATAATAGACTATATTATGACCTGGCCAAAAATTGTTATTTAGTTATGACTAAATAGTCTCTTGGTACATCACTTCCAAAACCACTGGCGGAAAGAATACATAAAGCAAGATGCCAGATtctaaaacatttctgaaaattcaACACTTCCACATATGAAAGGAAAGGCTTCATATTCAATTTATCTAAGTTAAAATTCAATTTGAATTCTGAAAAATTCAAACAGCAAAATCCTTTTCTATGGTTCACTTACATACAATATGCATAACCTACTACCACAAAAACTCAGTTCAAGTATTCAAAAAGCATAAATCAAATAAGAACTCCTATATAATTCACAAAATCAAAAAGCTTTtataagcaaataattaaaaacttccAAACTAATATGAAAACATGTCATCTCAATATTCCTTATTGGACCAAGAGAAAAGTTACTTGagtaaagaagtgaaaataagaaTGTGCACATTTTTAATAAGGTTAATCTATGCAATACAAGAAGTAACAGATGTTTGATAGCTCTACAAATTTTACCTTGAAGGAAGTATAGCTGGTAACAACGCTTGCTCCAGAGAAAGTGGAGCAGACACCGGTTTCTGACTTTGGCTTTCTAAATattcctggagaaaaaaaatacaacatgatCATTTACCCTCACTTTCACATcaacatataaaatgtaatttcatcTTCCAAAGGTTAAAAGGCAGTTGTGTATGAAATAAGCCATGCTATAGAGCATGGGAAATACTTTCTATATCTTAGACTATCTTCAGAAGTCCAGAATGATTCACAGATTGTTGCTAAGCATGAAGCTGAACTTAAGAACTGAAGACACAAAGAATAGGATGCttaaacaaaatcattttaaaattaaaagaaatttttaacttttctcacACATCGTCATAAAATTGACATTCTTAATATCATTAATAGTGATGATAGACataatcatactttaaaaaatctggcAACCCAAGAAccacattattttcaaaagaacCTCAATCTAAAAGCAAATCATAACAAGACAGAGGAGCTACgtgaccatttaaaaaataaagaaaaagaaaagaaatgatgaggTTCTAAAAGATCAAAGCATTCAAGGCCAGCAAGCATCTACCACAGCAGCTGGAATCTCTTAAAGTTAAGCCAGGAAGTAGAATAAAAGGAGAGGCGGGACCTTCTGCTCCTTATCCCTGGGCTCCCTACTTCGGTACccattcttctccttctcctttacAATTTGAATATCTTAAGAATTTAAAACAGCAAGGGCCTCAGGGACCTGCCAGTCCCAGACTTTCAATGAGGATGGCACTATCCCTTAGGATGTGTGGTACTGGATTCTACACAATAAGACATAGCATCATCCTGTCAAATTTGCCCAGCTTTGGCTgtgcaaagtggctcacacctgtaatcccagcactttgggaggccgaggtgggatgatcacctgaggtcagaagtttgagaccagcctggccaacatggtgaaaccctgtctctactaaaaatacaaaaattagccaggtgtggtagcgggcacctgtaatcccagctacttaggaggcttaggcaggagaattgcttgaacctaatgggcagaggttgcagtgagctgagattgcgccactgcactccagcctgggtgacaagagcatgaaactccatctcaaaaaaaaaaaagttacgcAGCTTTTAGGGGAGGTGTTTGGAAAAATTTCCCCTAAAggcaattttaaaacataagatataaatacatattataaaggcacatgcaagattcacatgaatttttatttttttacaattatttattcgtttattcattcatccatctcaaaattttttttggcttttggggttttttaattgatatataatagttgtacatattttggggtataTGCAATATTTTGATACctatatacaatgtgtaatgataaaatcagggtaactgggataaccatcacctcaaacacttaccttttttgtgtgtgttgggaatattacaattcttctctttcattttgaaatatacaataaattactattaactaaaatttccctactgtactatcaaatactagaactcATTCCTTCTACGTGTTTTTTGTTCCCCTTAGATGgtcatgaattaaaaaaaaataataatagcaataaatatTGAGCCTGATATCTCCCAAAAACAGATACTCACTCTTCTTTGTCAATAGGCAAATTTTGTGGAAAAATTTAGGCAACACCACCTTTCTCATagtcctcattttacaggagaGCAAACTGCAGCCCCCAAGTCACACTGAGAGGTGCTGTTAGATTCAGCACTGGAGCCTCCTGACTCCAGGTCGATGCTTCAACACGGTTTCATTTCAACAGACACTCACCTTTAAGGAAAACGGCTGTGCAAAATCCACTCGGACACAACCATAGTTTTTTCGTAACATTCTAATAACACCTCTTGCTATACTCCACAGGCTCTCATTCTTCTTTGGCTTGCCCTAAATTCCAATAGTGATAATGACATGGTGAGAAATAAAGccaacacatacacaaacattcTATTATCCACAGAATAACTTGTTTTATGGAAACTGTAAGttcatcttgaaaaagaacaatgaatgaagaaggaaaggaagcagtCATTAACTGTGGCCTGTCAGAAAATGTTTAGTATTCAAAGATGCTCAAAGATGTAATCATGTCATTGGCAGATGGAATTCagtcaatgaaaaacaaaacatttaatacTATTTCATTTAGTATCATGTTCACACAATTCACAAAAATACAATTGCATACTAATCAAGGAAAAATATGACATAGCCTGGAAAACTGTTCTGTAGTtcttaaataagaataaaacatcGAAGAGGTCATTTATCTGAGGTCTGATGATCACCAGAGTCTAAATGTCTAATATTAGGCAAGTAATTGCAAATCCAGCCTCACAGTGGCCTTTGAACTGAGTATTCACTCAGTAAACACCTAGTATCTATTACATATAAGGCACAATGGCAGGACATGTAATGGACACAGACTCAGATATGAACTTGTGAGACACAGTCAGGATGAGTAGGGTATACATCAAGGACAGATTCACAGAACACAAGGAGAAGAGTGTCATACAGATCACATCACTTAATTTGTAAGCCTATCACTTAATTTCTAAAGCCTCTGATTGTCAGATGTCCTTGAATTTCTGACACATCTGGAGCCATAAGCTTGAAATAAGTACCTCACCAAAAATTTCCAcaataaataagaacaaaactaAATTCCTCTTGAACTCTAACGGCTGACTGGAGTGGTAAGCTGGTAAAACCATTCTGATAAAGTGGTTGGCAGTACCTACTAAAGctgaaaatacatgttttaagaCCCATCAGTTCTTCTCCTAGGTGCATACCCAACAAAATGAATGTATATGGTCATCgagaaaaaatatacaagaatAATTACAGCCAAACATCTTGTTAACAGtagaataaattatggtatactCATACactggaatactacacagctatgaGAAGGAATAGACTACatgcaacaatgtggatgaatctcacaaacaccTGCTTAAGCAAAGGAAACCAGATGCGTACAGACCACATATTATCCAATTTACGTAAGTGCAAAAATATGCAAAACTAATCCAGTctataagaaatgaaattaatgaTTAACCTTGAGGGGATGATGACAGGAGAAGCACGAGGAGGGTTTCAAAGGTCCTGGTAATATTGTTCCTTGATCTGGGTGCTAGTTGCATAGATGTATTCACTTTGTGATAATTCAAGCTACATGCTTATGATTTATCTACTCTTTTGTAACTATTACACTTCAATAAAAAGGTATACTGAAAAAGTCATTGCTACTTCTCAATCTGTAGGTGTTTTTGCCACTATGACCTCACAAGTTCTTCATGCCCaatttaaaatatgcacatattCATTAAGCCCTGGGGAGAACAAACCACAGATAACCTTCCACAGCAGAGATTGCAACGTGGTGGCAAGTCTTCTCCCACTTTCCAATCCCATGACCAAGGTCGTCACTGATAAATCTAACCAGGTCACTTCTGCCAAGCTCAGGAAAACACCACATAAGCACTACCAATCAAGTTAAAGACAGGGCATGAAAGCTACTCACCATGCCCATCCAATCACATTTCATACAGTGCTTTAAACACAGGGAGTACcgaaaaaaaattcttagttaATTCTAAAAGCAAATCTAAATTCTAAAAGTTAAGTCTAAAAGACTTGGTAAGCAAAGACGACTTTTGTGTAGGTATCCTTACCAGTTGTTCGCCATTGTAGTGACCTTCGATAATACGATCATAGGAGATTCCAACAGGTATTATCAAGATGTCTGGGATGACATTGGTAGATAGAGTATCTACCACAACTGACAAAAGTCCCGCCCGAGCACAGGAGGTTTTTCCACTCCTAGAACGTGTGCCTTCCAGGAAGATCTCCAAGAATTGCTGCTGTCGAAGTAATTCAACTATATGCTGGGATataagaagaaagtaaaacacGAATTCAAGACCACTCAACTTAGAATGagctcagaaaaattaaatctttaaaagcaaaacagaaaaaactataACTTGACTACTGACAAAGTATCTTATTCACACTAATAAAGCAGCTCCTCCAATGCTATATTTTggtaataacaacaataacaacaaaaaattaacaaactcgAACAATAATCACTCAAATTTCTCAGAGTAGTGTTTAAAAAATCTCAACTCAAAAGAGTCCTTTTTCCTTCCACCGTGATAACCAACACAACGGCCCTAAGGATAATTAGAGCTCACACATACCCCATGGAGCAAAGCTCTGTAGAGAACATCTTTCCGTCCATCTGGTGTTTCATCGAGCCTTCGTCGTATGAAGAAGCCCCCAAGCTTATGGATCAAAGTACTATAAATTCAGAATGCATgaattatttacaaagaaaaatgtaaaaagaatactCACATTCCAAGTTAATTCAAAACATTTGCCAAATGGATACAAGCCCTTATGTGCTGCTTGAGCAGCTGACAGTAAAAATGcaggcatttttttcattttccacattATTGACATGTTTCAGTCATTTACATTGTTCATCAGTCTTTGGGATATCACTGTGTATAATGAGCCTCTATTACATCTGTTCCAAGCCAAAAGGAGTTTGCATGATATATTACCCGTAAAAATGATAGTATAGATTTTAAGAGGATTACAGAAcacttctaaattttaaaatcctgcCCAGGGTATCAAGACACTGACCCTTAGACATTCTGAAATTTGCCCATGACATCTTTACTACAAAATGAATATGATGTTTATCACGAAAGCTCCTTGGAGGaaattttc contains the following coding sequences:
- the GPAM gene encoding glycerol-3-phosphate acyltransferase 1, mitochondrial — translated: MDESALTLGTIDVSYLPNSSEYSVGRCKHTSEEWGECGFRPTVFRSATLKWKESLMSRKRPFVGRCCYSCTPQSWDRFFNPSIPSLGLRNVIYINETHTRHRGWLARRLSYVLFIQERDVHKGMFATNVTENVLNSSRVQEAIAEVAAELNPDGSAQQQSKAVNKVKKKAKRILQEMVATVSPAMIRLTGWVLLKLFNSFFWNIQIHKGQLEMVKAATETNLPLLFLPVHRSHIDYLLLTFILFCHNIKAPYIASGNNLHIPIFSTLIHKLGGFFIRRRLDETPDGRKDVLYRALLHGHIVELLRQQQFLEIFLEGTRSRSGKTSCARAGLLSVVVDTLSTNVIPDILIIPVGISYDRIIEGHYNGEQLGKPKKNESLWSIARGVIRMLRKNYGCVRVDFAQPFSLKEYLESQSQKPVSAPLSLEQALLPAILPSRPNDAADEGRDTSINESRNATDEFLRRRLIANLAEHILFTASKSCAIMSTHIVACLLLYRHRQGIDLSTLVEDFFVMKEEVLARDFDLGFSGNSEDVVMHAIQLLGNCVTITHTSRNDEFFITPSTTIPAVFELNFYSNGVLHVFIMEAIIACSLYAVLNKRGLGGPTGTPPNLISQEQLVRKAASLCYLLSNEGTISLPCQTFYQVCHETVGKFIQYGILTVAEHDDQEDISPSLAEQQWDKKLPEPLSWRSDEEDEDSDFGEEQRDCYLKVSQSKEHQQFITFLQRLLGPLLEAYSSAAIFVHNFSGPVPEPEYLQKLHKYLVTRTERNVAVYAESATYCLVKNAVKMFKDIGVFKETKQKRVSVLELSSTFLPQCNRQKLLEYILSFVVL